One window from the genome of Streptomyces sp. WZ-12 encodes:
- a CDS encoding type I polyketide synthase, which yields MPEPQQDQPDQQEKIVDYLRRVTSDLRRARRRLGELESKDNEPIAIVGMGCRLPGGVNSPESLWDLVRSGADAISGFPADRGWDLETLTGKGDGSSTTHQGGFLHDAAEFDASFFGISPREATAMDPQQRLLLEVAWEALERAGIAPTSLRGSNSGVFVGSYHWGAPAADTAAELRGHALTGTAASVLSGRLSYTLGLEGPAVTVDTACSSSLVALHLATQSLRAGESGLALIGGVTLLAEPSVFVEFSAQGGLAPDGRCKAFSDAADGTGWAEGVGVLVAERLCDARANGHRVLAVIRGSAVNQDGASNGLTAPNGPSQERVIHQALTRTGLTAADVDAVEAHGTGTRLGDPIEAQALLATYGAAHTAEQPLWLGSLKSNIGHTQAAAGVAGVIKMVMALRHGWLPGTLHADEPSSHVDWSAGTVRLLAEAREWPVTGRPRRAAVSSFGISGTNAHALLEQAPEAADAAADTGAAPAALPWIVSGHTEQALHDQAAALTSRVADDPALRPQDIGHTLHAARALLDHRAVVVAPTGPELLAGTEALAAGRAANTLVRGVADVEGRTVFVFPGQGSQWVGMGARLLEAPVFAERIAECAAALGEFTDWSLVEVLRGVEGAPSLERVDVVQPASFAVMVSLAALWRAHGVVPDAVVGHSQGEIAAAVVSGGLSLRDGARVVALRSQAIGRSLAGRGGMMSVALPVAELEPRLEPFQGRVSVAAVNGPRSAVVAGEPEALDELQARLTAEEVRARRIAVDYASHSHQVEDLRDELLETLAELTPRPAEVPFFSTVSGDWLDTTGMDADYWFRNLRGRVRFADAVGELLAGEYRAFVEVSSHPVLSMAVQEAMDEVGVAAVAVGTLRREQGGLDRFLLSVGEAFVRGVEVDWSQVFEGTGASLVDLPTYAFQREHLWAVPPAPEAGAGTDPEDAQFWAAVEQSDLSALTAALGTDEDSVAAVLPALSSWRRARRDRSTVDSWRYRVVWQPLGGTLPRPSLTGTWLLVTADGVDDAEVVGALTEHGAEVRRLVLDEACTDRAVLAARLAGAQDVAGVVSVLAEAEDDDAHHPGLTRGLALSLALVQALGDAEVPAPLWFLTRGAFATGPSDTVARPLQAQVAGVGWTAALEHPQRWGGTVDLPAALDARAAQRLAAVLSGALGAEDQLAVRPAGVLARRIVRAGHRPEQRARAWSPRGTTLVTGGSGTLAPHLARWLAERGAEHVVLVSRRGTAAPGAPELRAELADLGTEATFAACDITDRAAVAALLDGLKADGRTVRTVIHAAATIELAALADTTAPAFADVVHAKVTGARILDELLDDAELDDFVLYSSTAGMWGSGVHAAYVAGNAYLSALAEHRRARGLRATSVHWGKWPDDRARELADPHRIRRSGLEYLDPDVALTGLQQVLDDDETVIGLMDIDWDTYHDVFTAGRAAHLFDRIPEVRRRLDRASAPAATGPATSDLAAQLHGLAGAEQDRLLLALVRTEAAAVLGHASAESFPERRAFRDLGFDSVTAVDLRNRLAAGTGLRLPSTLVFDHPNCAALAAFLKATALGATGDAPRPGPAAGSTPAAVDDDPIVVIGMSCRYPGGADTPEELLRLALDGADAISAFPTDRGWDARGLYDPDPDRAGHTYSLQGGFLHDAAGFDPGFFGISPREALAMDPQQRLLLETSWEACERAGIAPESLRGNAAGTFFGASYQDYSTTVQHGTGESEAHMVTGTAASVLSGRVSYLLGLEGPAVTVDTACSSSLVALHLACQSLRSGESSLALAGGAAVMATPHAFVGFSRQRALAEDGRCKPFSDAADGMTLAEGVGVVLLERLSDARANGHRVLAVIRGSAVNQDGASNGLTAPNGPSQQRVIRAALANSGLTTADVDAVEAHGTGTTLGDPIEAQALLATYGQDRDPQRPLLLGSVKSNIGHTQAAAGVAGVIKMVQAMAAGVLPGTLHLDEPSRHVDWEAGAVALLTEGTPWPETGRPRRAGVSSFGISGTNAHLILEQAPATEPLTDRPEDADTVVAWPLSAKSPAALRAQAAHLLTTVERAPDLPPARVGHALATTRTAFDHRAVVVGERREELLRGLTALSTGSSAAGLVTGAAGPDPAGAVFVFPGQGSQWWGMGRELLADSEVFRTAVDDCAAALAPYVDWSLHDVLAGEGDPALLERVDVVQPALFAMMVALSALWRAHGVAPAAVVGHSQGEIAAACVAGALSLADAARVVALRSQALPQLSGRGGMMSVSAPVERVAALLAPWQEALSVAAVNGPGSVVVSGDTDALDALQAACEEQGVRARRVSVDYASHGRHVEAVRDELARVLAPVSPRAPEVPFYSTVTGARIDDAAFDGTYWYTNLRQTVRMEEATRALLAAGHRVFVEVSPHPVLAAPIQETQEAAAGDGAAAAVVLGSLRRDEGGRRRFLTSLAEAHSHGAPVDWTTTFARPAYGPVDLPTYPFQRRDFWPAPRPATPAAGDASDAAFWELVDNQDPAALADALGVPADEGHTALGAVLPALSAWRTKSRARSRIDALRYHVEWTRVPEPAVRTTGRLLVAVPPDHADTPWVAAVLDALGTDTVRFEAKGTDRAAWAAHLGQLVEDGEEFAAVVSLLAAAEDLHPDLGSVPLGLGQTLVLVQALGDAGLTAPLWCLTHGAVTTGHDDTLGSPVQGALWGLGRVVALEHPDRWGGLIDLPATPDARTAARLTGLLADPAGEDQLAVRASGILARRLAHAAPAAPRPGRRWTGRGTCLITGGTGGIGGRVARWMAEHGAPHLLLTSRRGPDAPGAAELRAELEALGARVTLAACDAADRDALAALLATLPDDQPLTSVFHSAGVADGDARVADLTLDQLDALLRAKLTAAHHLHALTADRDLDAFVLFSSGAAVWGSGGQPGYAAANAYLDALAAYRRSLGLTGASVAWGTWGEVGMATDPEVHERLHRQGVRAMEPDHALGALQQMLEDDDTTLAVTLMDWEVFAPSFTATRPSALIGTVPEAVHALTDDPSTTTGDGAAPAVPPLRHHLEELSAAERGRALVDAVRAEAAATLGHDTPDAVPAGRAFRDVGFDSVTAVELRNRLRTALGLPLPAALVFDHPTPTALAGHLGTLLFGTAPEDPDTGRPDDPDARIREALATVPIGRLRKAGLLDLVLKLADSEPADDPAPEADGASESLDDMDAEALLRLATENSAN from the coding sequence ATGCCGGAACCCCAGCAGGACCAGCCCGACCAGCAGGAGAAAATCGTCGACTATCTCCGGCGGGTCACCTCCGATCTCCGACGCGCTCGGCGCCGCCTGGGCGAACTGGAATCCAAGGACAACGAACCCATCGCGATCGTCGGAATGGGCTGCCGGCTGCCCGGCGGCGTCAATTCACCGGAATCCCTCTGGGACCTGGTGCGGTCCGGTGCCGACGCCATTTCCGGATTTCCCGCGGACCGCGGCTGGGACCTGGAAACCCTCACCGGAAAAGGCGACGGAAGCAGCACCACCCACCAAGGCGGATTCCTCCACGACGCCGCCGAATTCGACGCCTCCTTCTTCGGCATCTCGCCCCGCGAGGCGACCGCGATGGACCCCCAGCAGCGCCTCCTCCTCGAAGTCGCCTGGGAGGCCCTGGAGCGCGCCGGCATCGCCCCCACCTCCCTGCGCGGCAGCAACTCCGGCGTCTTCGTCGGCTCCTACCACTGGGGCGCCCCCGCCGCCGACACCGCCGCCGAACTCCGCGGCCACGCCCTGACCGGCACCGCCGCCAGCGTGCTCTCCGGCCGCCTCTCCTACACCCTCGGCCTCGAAGGCCCGGCCGTCACCGTCGACACCGCCTGCTCCTCCTCCCTCGTCGCCCTGCACCTGGCCACCCAGTCGCTGCGCGCCGGCGAGTCCGGCCTCGCCCTGATCGGCGGCGTCACCCTGCTCGCCGAACCCTCCGTCTTCGTCGAGTTCAGCGCCCAGGGCGGCCTGGCCCCCGACGGCCGCTGCAAGGCGTTCTCCGACGCCGCCGACGGCACCGGCTGGGCCGAAGGCGTCGGCGTCCTCGTCGCCGAGCGCCTCTGCGACGCCCGCGCCAACGGACACCGGGTCCTCGCCGTCATCCGCGGCTCCGCCGTCAACCAGGACGGCGCCTCCAACGGCCTGACCGCCCCCAACGGCCCCTCCCAGGAACGCGTCATCCACCAGGCCCTCACCCGGACCGGCCTCACCGCCGCGGACGTCGACGCCGTCGAGGCCCACGGCACCGGCACCCGGCTCGGCGACCCCATCGAGGCCCAGGCCCTGCTCGCCACCTACGGCGCGGCCCACACCGCCGAACAGCCGCTCTGGCTCGGCTCGTTGAAGTCCAACATCGGCCACACCCAGGCCGCCGCGGGCGTCGCCGGCGTCATCAAGATGGTGATGGCGCTGCGCCACGGCTGGCTGCCGGGGACGTTGCACGCCGATGAGCCGTCCTCGCATGTGGACTGGTCGGCGGGGACGGTGCGGTTGCTCGCCGAGGCTCGGGAGTGGCCGGTGACCGGTCGTCCGCGGCGGGCCGCGGTCTCGTCGTTCGGTATCAGCGGTACCAACGCCCATGCCCTGCTGGAGCAGGCGCCGGAAGCCGCCGACGCCGCGGCCGACACCGGCGCTGCCCCCGCCGCGCTGCCCTGGATCGTCTCCGGCCACACCGAACAGGCCCTGCACGACCAGGCCGCCGCGCTGACCTCCCGAGTGGCGGACGACCCCGCGCTACGCCCCCAGGACATCGGCCACACCCTCCACGCGGCCCGCGCCCTGCTCGACCACCGCGCCGTCGTCGTCGCCCCCACCGGCCCCGAACTCCTCGCCGGCACCGAGGCGTTGGCCGCCGGCCGCGCCGCGAACACCCTGGTGCGCGGCGTAGCGGACGTCGAGGGTCGTACGGTGTTTGTCTTCCCCGGTCAGGGTTCGCAGTGGGTGGGGATGGGGGCGCGGTTGTTGGAGGCGCCGGTGTTCGCGGAGCGGATCGCCGAGTGTGCGGCGGCGTTGGGGGAGTTCACTGACTGGTCGTTGGTGGAGGTGTTGCGGGGGGTTGAGGGTGCGCCGTCGTTGGAGCGGGTGGATGTGGTGCAGCCGGCTTCGTTTGCGGTGATGGTGTCGTTGGCGGCGTTGTGGCGGGCGCATGGTGTGGTGCCGGATGCGGTGGTGGGGCACTCGCAGGGGGAGATTGCTGCGGCTGTGGTGTCGGGTGGGTTGTCGTTGCGGGATGGTGCTCGTGTTGTTGCGTTGCGGAGTCAGGCGATCGGTCGGTCGTTGGCGGGGCGGGGCGGGATGATGTCCGTCGCGCTGCCGGTGGCGGAGTTGGAGCCGCGCCTGGAGCCGTTCCAGGGGCGGGTGTCGGTAGCCGCGGTCAACGGGCCGCGCTCCGCCGTGGTCGCCGGCGAACCCGAGGCGCTGGACGAGTTGCAGGCCAGGCTGACCGCCGAGGAGGTCCGCGCCCGGCGGATCGCGGTGGACTACGCCTCGCACTCGCACCAGGTCGAGGACCTGCGCGACGAACTGCTGGAAACCCTGGCGGAGTTGACGCCGCGGCCGGCTGAGGTGCCGTTCTTCTCCACGGTCAGTGGTGACTGGCTGGACACGACCGGGATGGACGCCGATTACTGGTTCCGGAATCTGCGGGGGCGGGTGCGGTTCGCGGATGCGGTGGGGGAGTTGTTGGCGGGGGAGTACCGGGCGTTCGTGGAGGTGAGTTCGCATCCGGTGTTGTCGATGGCGGTGCAGGAGGCCATGGACGAGGTCGGGGTGGCGGCGGTCGCTGTGGGGACGTTGCGGCGTGAGCAGGGTGGGTTGGACCGCTTCCTGCTGTCGGTGGGTGAGGCGTTCGTCCGGGGCGTGGAGGTCGACTGGTCGCAGGTGTTCGAGGGGACCGGTGCGTCCCTGGTGGACCTGCCCACCTACGCCTTCCAGCGTGAACACCTCTGGGCCGTGCCGCCCGCCCCGGAGGCCGGCGCCGGCACCGACCCGGAGGACGCCCAATTCTGGGCCGCCGTCGAGCAGTCGGACCTCTCCGCGCTGACCGCCGCGCTCGGCACCGACGAGGACTCCGTCGCCGCCGTGCTCCCGGCGCTGTCCTCCTGGCGCCGGGCCCGCCGCGACCGGTCCACGGTGGACTCCTGGCGCTACCGCGTCGTCTGGCAGCCGCTCGGCGGCACCCTGCCGCGCCCGTCGCTGACCGGCACCTGGCTGCTGGTCACCGCCGACGGCGTCGATGACGCCGAGGTCGTCGGGGCGTTGACGGAGCACGGGGCCGAGGTGCGGCGCCTGGTCCTGGACGAGGCGTGCACCGACCGGGCCGTGCTCGCCGCGCGACTGGCCGGCGCCCAGGACGTGGCCGGCGTGGTGTCCGTCCTCGCCGAGGCGGAAGACGACGACGCCCACCACCCCGGCCTGACCCGCGGACTCGCCCTCAGCCTCGCCCTCGTCCAGGCACTCGGCGACGCCGAAGTCCCCGCGCCGCTGTGGTTCCTGACCCGCGGCGCCTTCGCCACCGGCCCGTCCGACACGGTCGCCCGGCCACTCCAGGCCCAGGTGGCCGGCGTCGGCTGGACCGCCGCGCTGGAGCACCCGCAGCGCTGGGGCGGCACCGTCGACCTGCCCGCCGCCCTCGACGCCCGGGCCGCCCAGCGGCTCGCCGCCGTACTGTCCGGCGCCCTCGGGGCAGAGGACCAACTCGCCGTCCGACCGGCGGGCGTACTGGCCCGCCGGATCGTCCGGGCCGGGCACCGCCCCGAGCAGCGGGCCCGCGCCTGGTCCCCGCGCGGCACCACCCTGGTCACCGGCGGCTCCGGCACCCTCGCCCCGCACCTCGCCCGCTGGCTCGCCGAACGCGGCGCCGAGCACGTGGTGCTGGTCAGCCGGCGCGGCACCGCGGCCCCGGGAGCACCCGAACTCCGCGCCGAACTGGCCGACTTGGGAACCGAGGCGACCTTCGCCGCCTGCGACATCACCGACCGCGCCGCCGTCGCCGCCCTCCTGGACGGCCTCAAGGCCGACGGCCGCACCGTCCGCACGGTCATCCACGCCGCCGCCACCATCGAGCTCGCCGCGCTCGCCGACACCACCGCGCCGGCGTTCGCCGACGTCGTCCACGCCAAGGTCACCGGCGCCCGGATCCTCGACGAACTGCTCGACGACGCCGAGTTGGACGACTTCGTCCTGTACTCCTCCACCGCCGGCATGTGGGGCAGCGGCGTCCACGCCGCCTACGTCGCCGGCAACGCCTACCTCTCCGCCCTCGCCGAACACCGCCGCGCCCGCGGACTGCGCGCCACCTCCGTCCACTGGGGCAAGTGGCCCGACGACCGCGCGCGCGAACTGGCCGACCCGCACCGGATCCGCCGCAGCGGCCTGGAATACCTCGACCCCGACGTGGCGTTGACCGGTCTCCAGCAGGTCCTGGACGACGACGAGACCGTCATCGGCCTCATGGACATCGACTGGGACACCTACCACGACGTCTTCACCGCGGGCCGGGCCGCGCACCTCTTCGACCGGATCCCCGAGGTGCGGCGCCGCCTGGACCGGGCGTCCGCCCCCGCCGCCACGGGCCCGGCCACCAGCGACCTGGCCGCCCAACTGCACGGCCTCGCCGGCGCCGAGCAGGACCGGCTGCTGCTCGCGCTGGTCCGCACCGAGGCCGCCGCCGTCCTCGGGCACGCCTCCGCGGAGTCCTTCCCGGAGCGCCGGGCCTTCCGTGACCTCGGCTTCGACTCGGTCACCGCCGTCGACCTCCGCAACCGGCTCGCGGCCGGCACCGGGCTGCGGCTGCCCTCGACGCTGGTCTTCGACCACCCCAACTGCGCGGCGCTCGCCGCGTTCCTGAAGGCGACCGCGCTCGGCGCCACCGGTGACGCACCCCGACCGGGCCCGGCCGCCGGCAGCACCCCGGCCGCCGTCGATGACGACCCGATCGTCGTCATCGGCATGAGCTGCCGCTACCCGGGCGGCGCCGACACCCCCGAGGAGCTGCTGCGGCTCGCCCTCGACGGCGCCGACGCCATCTCCGCCTTCCCCACCGACCGCGGCTGGGACGCCCGGGGCCTGTACGACCCCGACCCGGACCGGGCCGGCCACACCTACTCGCTCCAGGGCGGATTCCTGCACGACGCCGCCGGCTTCGACCCCGGCTTCTTCGGCATCTCCCCGCGCGAGGCCCTCGCCATGGACCCGCAGCAACGGCTGCTGCTGGAGACGTCCTGGGAGGCGTGCGAACGGGCCGGCATCGCCCCGGAGTCGCTGCGCGGCAACGCCGCCGGCACCTTCTTCGGCGCCAGCTACCAGGACTACTCGACCACCGTGCAGCACGGCACGGGGGAGTCCGAGGCCCACATGGTGACCGGCACCGCGGCCAGCGTCCTCTCCGGCCGGGTCTCCTACCTGCTGGGCCTGGAAGGCCCGGCGGTCACCGTCGACACCGCCTGCTCCTCCTCGCTGGTCGCCCTGCACCTGGCCTGCCAGTCCCTGCGCAGCGGCGAGAGCAGCCTCGCCCTGGCCGGCGGCGCGGCCGTGATGGCCACTCCGCACGCGTTCGTCGGCTTCAGCCGGCAGCGCGCGCTGGCCGAGGACGGCCGCTGCAAGCCGTTCTCCGACGCCGCCGACGGCATGACGCTCGCCGAGGGCGTCGGCGTGGTGCTGCTGGAGCGGCTCTCCGACGCCCGCGCCAACGGGCACCGGGTGCTCGCCGTCATCCGCGGCTCCGCCGTCAACCAGGACGGCGCCTCCAACGGCCTGACCGCCCCCAACGGTCCCTCCCAACAACGCGTCATCCGCGCCGCGTTGGCCAACTCCGGCCTCACCACCGCCGACGTCGACGCGGTGGAGGCGCACGGCACCGGCACCACCCTCGGCGACCCCATCGAGGCGCAGGCGCTGCTGGCCACCTACGGACAGGACCGCGACCCCCAACGGCCGCTGCTGCTCGGCTCGGTCAAGTCCAACATCGGCCACACCCAGGCCGCCGCGGGCGTCGCCGGCGTCATCAAGATGGTGCAGGCGATGGCCGCCGGGGTACTGCCCGGCACCCTGCACCTCGACGAGCCGTCGCGCCATGTCGACTGGGAAGCCGGCGCCGTCGCGCTGCTCACCGAGGGCACCCCCTGGCCCGAGACCGGGCGCCCCCGCCGCGCCGGCGTCTCCTCCTTCGGCATCAGCGGCACCAACGCCCACCTCATCCTGGAACAGGCCCCGGCCACCGAGCCCCTGACCGACCGGCCCGAGGACGCCGACACGGTCGTCGCCTGGCCCCTCTCCGCCAAGTCCCCCGCGGCCCTGCGCGCCCAGGCGGCCCACCTGCTCACCACCGTCGAGCGGGCCCCGGACCTCCCGCCCGCCCGCGTCGGACACGCCCTGGCCACCACCCGCACCGCGTTCGACCACCGCGCCGTCGTCGTCGGCGAGCGGCGCGAGGAGCTCCTGCGCGGCCTGACCGCCCTGTCCACCGGCTCCTCCGCGGCCGGCCTGGTCACCGGCGCCGCCGGCCCGGACCCCGCGGGCGCGGTCTTCGTCTTCCCCGGCCAGGGCTCCCAGTGGTGGGGCATGGGACGCGAACTCCTCGCCGACTCCGAGGTGTTCCGCACCGCGGTCGACGACTGCGCCGCCGCCCTCGCCCCGTACGTCGACTGGTCGCTGCACGACGTCCTGGCCGGCGAGGGCGACCCCGCCCTGCTGGAACGCGTCGACGTGGTCCAACCCGCCCTGTTCGCCATGATGGTGGCGCTGTCCGCGCTCTGGCGCGCGCACGGCGTCGCCCCGGCCGCCGTGGTCGGTCACTCCCAGGGCGAGATCGCCGCGGCCTGCGTCGCCGGCGCGCTCAGCCTCGCGGACGCCGCCCGGGTGGTGGCGCTGCGCAGCCAGGCGCTGCCGCAACTGTCCGGGCGCGGCGGCATGATGTCGGTGTCGGCGCCCGTCGAACGGGTCGCCGCGCTCCTCGCCCCGTGGCAGGAGGCGCTGTCGGTCGCCGCGGTCAACGGGCCCGGTTCCGTCGTCGTGTCCGGCGACACCGACGCGCTCGACGCCCTCCAGGCCGCCTGCGAGGAACAGGGCGTCCGGGCCCGCAGGGTGTCCGTGGACTACGCCTCGCACGGCCGGCACGTCGAGGCCGTCCGCGACGAACTCGCCCGCGTCCTCGCGCCGGTCAGCCCGCGCGCCCCCGAAGTGCCGTTCTACTCGACCGTCACCGGCGCGCGGATCGACGACGCCGCGTTCGACGGCACCTACTGGTATACCAACCTGCGCCAGACCGTCCGTATGGAAGAGGCCACCCGCGCCCTCCTCGCCGCCGGCCACCGCGTCTTCGTCGAGGTCAGCCCGCACCCGGTGCTGGCCGCCCCGATCCAGGAGACCCAGGAGGCAGCGGCCGGAGACGGCGCCGCCGCCGCGGTGGTCCTCGGCTCGCTCCGCCGCGACGAGGGTGGCCGCCGCCGCTTTTTGACCTCGCTCGCCGAGGCCCACAGCCACGGCGCACCGGTCGACTGGACCACCACCTTCGCCCGGCCCGCCTACGGCCCGGTGGACCTGCCCACCTACCCCTTCCAACGGCGGGACTTCTGGCCCGCACCCCGCCCCGCCACCCCGGCCGCCGGCGACGCCTCGGACGCCGCGTTCTGGGAGCTGGTCGACAACCAGGACCCGGCCGCGCTCGCCGACGCGCTCGGCGTCCCCGCCGACGAGGGGCACACCGCCCTCGGCGCCGTCCTGCCCGCCCTGTCCGCCTGGCGCACCAAGTCCCGGGCCCGCTCCCGCATCGACGCCCTGCGCTACCACGTGGAGTGGACCCGCGTCCCGGAACCCGCCGTCCGGACCACCGGCCGGCTGCTGGTCGCCGTACCGCCGGACCACGCCGACACCCCCTGGGTCGCCGCGGTCCTCGACGCGCTGGGCACCGACACCGTCCGCTTCGAGGCCAAGGGCACCGACCGGGCGGCCTGGGCCGCGCACCTCGGCCAACTCGTCGAGGACGGCGAGGAGTTCGCGGCCGTGGTGTCGCTGCTGGCGGCCGCCGAGGACCTCCACCCGGACCTCGGCTCGGTACCCCTGGGACTCGGCCAGACCCTCGTCCTCGTCCAGGCCCTCGGCGACGCCGGACTCACCGCACCCCTGTGGTGCCTGACCCACGGCGCCGTGACCACCGGCCACGACGACACCCTGGGCAGCCCGGTACAGGGCGCCCTATGGGGCCTCGGCCGGGTCGTCGCGCTGGAGCACCCCGACCGCTGGGGCGGCCTGATCGACCTGCCCGCCACCCCCGACGCCCGCACCGCCGCCCGCCTCACCGGCCTGCTCGCCGACCCGGCCGGCGAGGACCAACTCGCCGTCCGCGCCTCCGGAATCCTCGCCCGCCGCCTGGCACACGCCGCCCCGGCCGCGCCCCGCCCGGGCCGCCGCTGGACCGGCCGCGGCACCTGCCTGATCACCGGCGGCACCGGCGGCATCGGCGGCCGGGTGGCGCGCTGGATGGCCGAACACGGCGCCCCCCACCTGCTGCTCACCAGCCGGCGCGGCCCCGACGCCCCCGGCGCCGCCGAACTCCGCGCCGAACTGGAGGCGTTGGGCGCCCGCGTCACCCTCGCCGCCTGCGACGCCGCCGACCGCGACGCGCTGGCCGCCCTCCTCGCCACCCTCCCCGACGACCAGCCGCTCACCTCCGTCTTCCACTCCGCGGGCGTGGCCGACGGCGACGCCCGGGTCGCCGACCTGACCCTCGACCAGCTCGACGCGCTGCTCCGCGCCAAGCTCACCGCCGCCCACCACCTGCACGCACTCACCGCCGACCGCGACCTCGACGCCTTCGTACTGTTCTCGTCCGGCGCCGCCGTCTGGGGCAGCGGCGGCCAACCCGGCTACGCCGCCGCCAACGCCTACCTCGACGCCCTCGCCGCCTACCGCAGGTCCCTCGGCCTGACCGGCGCGTCCGTCGCCTGGGGCACCTGGGGCGAGGTCGGCATGGCCACCGACCCCGAGGTCCACGAACGCCTGCACCGCCAGGGCGTCCGCGCCATGGAACCCGACCACGCCCTCGGGGCGTTGCAACAGATGCTGGAGGACGACGACACCACCCTCGCCGTCACCCTCATGGACTGGGAGGTCTTCGCCCCCAGCTTCACCGCCACCCGCCCCAGCGCCCTGATCGGCACCGTGCCCGAGGCCGTCCACGCCCTCACCGACGACCCGTCCACCACGACCGGCGACGGCGCCGCCCCGGCCGTCCCGCCGCTCCGTCACCACCTGGAAGAACTCTCCGCGGCGGAGCGCGGCCGCGCCCTCGTCGACGCGGTCCGCGCCGAGGCCGCCGCGACCCTCGGCCACGACACCCCCGACGCCGTCCCCGCCGGCCGCGCCTTCCGCGACGTCGGATTCGACTCCGTCACCGCCGTCGAACTGCGCAACCGACTGCGCACCGCGCTCGGCCTGCCCCTCCCGGCCGCGCTCGTCTTCGACCACCCCACCCCCACGGCCCTCGCCGGACACCTCGGCACGCTGCTCTTCGGCACCGCGCCCGAGGACCCCGACACCGGCCGCCCCGACGACCCCGACGCCCGCATCCGCGAGGCGCTCGCCACCGTCCCCATCGGACGGCTCCGCAAGGCGGGCCTCCTCGACCTGGTGCTGAAACTCGCCGACTCCGAACCCGCCGACGACCCCGCCCCCGAGGCCGACGGCGCCTCGGAATCCCTCGACGACATGGACGCCGAAGCCCTGCTGCGGCTGGCCACCGAGAACTCGGCTAACTGA
- a CDS encoding glycosyltransferase, with protein MGANRRPILFVSYAESGLLNPLLVLAGELSRRGVGDLWFAADEKARDEVAAAVDGSPLHFASLGDTVSRMSAVTWDDATYAEVTQRSRFKAHAAVIRHSFAPESRIAKYRRLEEIVAEVQPALMVIESMCQFGYELAITKGIPFVLGVPFVPSNVLTSHVPFAKSYTPSDFPVPHSGLPGAMTLPQRVENRLFRLRTLKMFLTPSIRKVVEEDNRIRTELGIAPEARQMMARIDHAERVLCYSVRELDYPFPMHPKMHLVGTMVPPLPQAPDDDGLGDWLSAQKSVVYMGFGTITRLTREQVASLVEVARRLDGAGHQVLWKLPREQQELLPPADQLPDNLRIEAWVPSQLDVLAHPNVRVFFTHAGGNGYHEGLYFGKPLVVRPLWVDCDDQAVRGQDFGVSLTLDRPETVDADDVLDKITRVLDQPHFTERAEHFAGLLRDAGGRAAAADLLLGLPALATD; from the coding sequence ATGGGCGCGAATCGGCGGCCGATCCTGTTCGTGAGTTATGCCGAAAGCGGCCTGCTCAATCCGCTGCTCGTGCTCGCCGGGGAATTGTCCCGGCGCGGCGTCGGTGACCTGTGGTTCGCGGCGGACGAGAAGGCCCGCGACGAGGTGGCGGCGGCGGTGGACGGCAGCCCGCTGCACTTCGCGTCCCTGGGTGACACCGTTTCGCGGATGTCGGCGGTCACGTGGGACGACGCGACCTATGCCGAGGTGACGCAGCGTTCGCGGTTCAAGGCGCACGCCGCGGTGATCCGGCATTCGTTCGCGCCGGAGTCGCGGATCGCCAAGTACCGCCGCCTGGAGGAGATCGTGGCGGAGGTACAGCCGGCGCTGATGGTGATCGAGAGCATGTGCCAGTTCGGGTACGAGTTGGCGATCACCAAGGGCATTCCGTTCGTGCTGGGGGTGCCGTTCGTGCCGAGCAATGTGCTCACCTCGCACGTGCCGTTCGCCAAGTCCTACACCCCGTCGGATTTTCCGGTGCCGCATTCGGGCCTGCCGGGGGCGATGACTCTCCCGCAGCGGGTGGAGAACCGGCTGTTCCGGCTGCGGACGCTCAAGATGTTCCTGACGCCGTCGATCCGCAAGGTCGTCGAGGAGGACAACCGGATCCGCACCGAGCTGGGCATCGCGCCCGAGGCACGGCAGATGATGGCGCGGATCGACCACGCGGAGCGGGTGTTGTGCTACTCCGTGCGGGAGTTGGACTACCCGTTCCCGATGCACCCGAAGATGCACCTGGTGGGCACGATGGTGCCGCCGCTGCCGCAGGCGCCGGACGACGACGGGCTCGGTGACTGGTTGTCGGCGCAGAAGTCCGTGGTCTACATGGGCTTCGGCACCATCACCCGGCTGACCCGGGAGCAGGTGGCGTCGCTGGTGGAGGTCGCGCGGCGGTTGGACGGCGCGGGCCACCAGGTGCTGTGGAAACTCCCCCGCGAGCAGCAGGAGTTGCTGCCGCCGGCCGACCAACTGCCGGACAATCTGCGGATCGAGGCGTGGGTCCCGTCGCAGTTGGACGTGCTGGCCCATCCGAACGTGCGGGTGTTCTTCACGCACGCCGGCGGCAACGGCTACCACGAGGGGTTGTACTTCGGGAAGCCGCTGGTGGTGCGCCCGCTGTGGGTGGACTGCGACGACCAGGCGGTCCGCGGCCAGGACTTCGGGGTAAGCCTGACGTTGGACCGGCCCGAGACGGTGGACGCCGACGACGTCCTGGACAAGATCACCCGCGTGCTCGACCAACCCCATTTCACCGAGCGCGCCGAGCACTTCGCCGGGTTGCTGCGGGACGCCGGCGGCCGGGCCGCGGCGGCGGACCTGCTGCTCGGCCTTCCCGCCCTGGCAACCGACTGA